Proteins encoded in a region of the Trypanosoma brucei gambiense DAL972 chromosome 6, complete sequence genome:
- a CDS encoding hypothetical protein, conserved (CDS contains frameshift; possible sequencing/assembly error), protein MLKRALLRRGKASSRHGSGERQGWKRTSKARDGPGEGEARSLKLGGNDGQRKNDPKDASPTRTERKGVATRRGEASKGAESKTRVGKTNAPKKDESKKGAARKEEAKMDKPVDFEAEVRRLKAEVERAHETLHQSILRTEVEEARQLREELQKKLKQTSPVIVEAPDAAGRLLCCPVCRKGFTASGLLYDHFAAEHPDSLFVCVPNPLLFRCPVCREQFPATDAFEGHLLKRHKIKPTAAVGSVERNADKSYRDDLEYGEGAGGKNAGC, encoded by the exons ATGCTGAAAAGGGCACTTCTCAGACGAGGGAAGGCATCAAGCCGGCACGGGAGCGGAGAGCGCCAAGGGTGGAAGCGGACATCAAAGGCAAGA GACGGACCAGGGGAAGGAGAGGCAAGAAGTCTCAAATTAGGGGGAAACGATGGGCAGAGAAAAAATGATCCAAAGGATGCGTCGCCAACACGAACTGAACGAAAAGGAGTTGCAACACGGAGGGGCGAGGCGTCGAAAGGAGCGGAATCGAAGACACGTGTGGGGAAAACGAACGCGCCAAAGAAAGATGAGTCCAAAAAGGGGGCGgcaagaaaggaggaagcaaaaatggATAAACCTGTTGATTTTGAAGCGGAGGTGCGGCGACTGAAGGCCGAAGTGGAACGCGCGCACGAAACGTTGCACCAGTCGATCCTGCGCACTGAGGTCGAGGAGGCGCGGCAGTTACGGGAGGAGTTGCAGAAGAAATTGAAGCAAACCTCCCCGGTAATAGTTGAGGCGCCTGATGCGGCCGGAAGACTTCTTTGCTGCCCGGTGTGCCGCAAGGGCTTCACTGCCAGCGGGTTGCTCTACGACCACTTTGCCGCGGAGCATCCCGATTctctctttgtgtgtgtcccCAACCCCCTGCTATTCCGTTGCCCGGTGTGCCGCGAGCAGTTCCCCGCAACTGACGCATTTGAAGGGCATCTCCTCAAGCGGCACAAAATAAAGCCAACTGCTGCCGTGGGTTCGGTTGAAAGGAACGCAGATAAAAGTTATAGAGATGATCTTGAGTATGGGGAAGGCGCTGGAGGGAAAAATGCGGGATGC